Proteins found in one Amphiura filiformis chromosome 14, Afil_fr2py, whole genome shotgun sequence genomic segment:
- the LOC140169967 gene encoding uncharacterized protein, with protein MDPIVNSQNWWLGNGVTRVPLTSISNDRKPRSISRSMVVCMAVSMIAVVLVLAEIGIIISLTLPSPNTVGDTVDDSIDNCPLISNPGQEDADGDGVGNVCDNCVNAANADQADADGDLIGDICDNCVNAVNADQADADEDLIGDTCDNCVDAVNADQADADEDLIGDMCDNCVDAVNADQSDADEDLIGDMCDNCVNSANANQVDADGDGIGNVCDNCVNDVNTDQADKDVDVIGDVCDNCDDVNNPDQADVDIDGIGDVCDNCVNDVNTDQTDTDGDKIGDVCDNCVNVANADQVNSDRDDFGDPCDNCDDNDNDDQTDTDGDKIGDVCDNCVNVANADQVNTDSDVFGDACDNCDDNDNDDQTDTDGDKIGDVCDNCVIVANAAQANTDSDVFGDACDNCVNVPNANQLNTDSDDFGDACDNCIDVANADQVNTDSDDFGDACDNCIDVSNADQVNTDNDGIGDACDNCDDFDNDDQADVDGDGIGDVCDNCDDVANPDQADVDGDGIGDVCDNCDDVANPDQADVDGDGIGDVCDNCVNDDNDDQADVDSDGIGDVCDNCVNVANADQDDTDDDGFGDVCDNCVNVPNPDQDPSACTGAPASP; from the exons ATGGATCCGATCGTGAACTCACAG AATTGGTGGCTGGGAAATGGCGTCACTCGAGTGCCACTGACGAGCATCTCCAATGACCGGAAGCCACGTAGTATTAGCCGCTCTATGGTCGTGTGTATGGCAGTTTCTATGATAGCCGTTGTGTTAGTGCTAGCTGAAATCGGGATTATTATTAGCCTTACTCTTCCAAGTCCAA aTACCGTTGGGGATACAGTGGACGATTCAATAGATAACTGTCCTCTTATATCGAATCCTGGCCAGGAGGATGCAGATGGCGACGGTGTTGGAAACGTGTGTGACAATTGCGTCAACGCCGCCAACGCCGATCAAGCCGACGCAGATGGCGACTTGATTGGAGACATATGTGACAATTGCGTCAACGCCGTCAACGCCGATCAGGCTGACGCAGATGAAGACTTGATTGGAGACACGTGTGACAATTGCGTCGACGCTGTCAACGCCGATCAGGCTGATGCAGATGAAGACTTGATTGGAGACATGTGTGACAATTGCGTCGACGCCGTCAACGCCGATCAGTCTGACGCAGATGAAGACTTGATTGGAGACATGTGTGACAATTGCGTCAACAGCGCCAACGCCAATCAG GTTGACGCAGATGGCGACGGGATTGGAAACGTGTGTGACAACTGCGTCAACGACGTTAACACCGATCAGGCCGACAAAGATGTCGACGTTATTGGGGATGTGTGTGACAACTGCGACGACGTCAATAACCCCGACCAG gCTGACGTAGATATCGACGGAATCGGAGACGTGTGTGACAACTGCGTCAACGACGTTAACACTGATCAGACCGACACAGATGGCGACAAGATTGGAGACGTGTGTGACAACTGCGTCAACGTTGCCAACGCTGACCAGGTTAACTCAGATAGAGATGATTTTGGAGACCCGTGTGACAACTGCGACGATAACGACAACGACGACCAG ACCGACACAGATGGCGACAAGATTGGAGACGTGTGTGACAACTGCGTCAACGTTGCCAACGCTGACCAGGTTAACACAGATAGCGACGTTTTTGGAGACGCGTGTGACAACTGCGACGATAACGACAACGACGACCAG ACCGACACAGATGGCGACAAGATTGGAGACGTGTGTGACAACTGCGTCATCGTCGCCAACGCTGCCCAGGCTAACACAGATAGCGACGTGTTTGGAGACGCATGTGACAACTGCGTCAACGTCCCCAACGCTAACCAGCTTAACACAGATAGCGACGATTTTGGAGATGCGTGTGACAACTGCATCGACGTCGCTAACGCTGACCAGGTTAACACAGATAGCGACGACTTTGGAGATGCGTGTGACAACTGCATCGACGTCTCCAACGCTGACCAGGTTAACACAGACAACGACGGTATTGGAGACGCGTGTGACAACTGCGACGACTTCGACAACGACGACCAG gcTGACGTAGATGGCGACGGTATTGGAGACGTGTGTGACAACTGCGACGACGTCGCCAACCCCGACCAG gcTGACGTAGATGGCGACGGTATTGGAGACGTGTGTGACAACTGCGATGACGTCGCCAACCCCGACCAG GCTGACGTAGATGGCGACGGTATTGGAGACGTGTGTGACAACTGCGTCAACGACGACAACGACGACCAG GCTGACGTAGATAGCGACGGTATTGGAGACGTGTGTGACAACTGCGTCAACGTCGCCAACGCTGACCAG GATGACACAGATGACGACGGTTTTGGAGACGTGTGTGACAACTGCGTCAACGTACCCAACCCCGATCAGGATCCGAGCGCGTGTACAGGTGCACCTGCCTCTCCGTGA